The DNA sequence AGGTGTCATCTGGAATATCTTCTCCTTTGACCAGTGGGGCGTAGAATTGGGCAAGCAATTGGCCAAAAAGATTCTTCCGGAATTGTCAGATGCGACCCCAGTCGATACGCATGATGCCTCTACCAATGGACTGATCAATGCGTTCAAGTCCATGAGAGCAGACGCTTAGTTTTTTTTGATCTAAAATAACCTCCAAATGGATGTTGAGAAGGCATCCCTTTGGTTTCGGATACTCCGTGTAAAAATGCCTATATTATTAAATGAAGACCCGGTTCCTCGCCGGGTCTTCCCGTCTCATCAGGAAATTCCGATCCGTATTTAATATCATTCCATCACGGTTCATTCCATACATTGCCTTTTTGAATTTTTGGATATGTCCGTGGGTAAATCGATCCGGTTTGGTGTCGTATAGATACCTATCTCCCAAACCGACTCATGCTGAACTGAGATCGCCCTTAGATCCAAACCATCATTTGCTTATGCGAGCCCGATACTTGCTGTTGATTGTCCTCATGCTCCTCTCGTCCGGATCTGTTATCCGGGCACAATTTGCCAATCCTCACTCCAATCTGCAGGATTGGGATATGGTGACGACTGAATTCTTCGACATCTATTATTTTGGAGCCAATCGCACCTCTGCCGAACAAGTTGCCCGATACGCAGAACTTGTCAGGTACGAACTAGGTGTGCTATTTGACTACAAACCCACCAGCAGGTATTCATTGGTTTTTTCTCCGAGTGCCGATGCGCTCATGCAAACCAACCTCCAGATATTCACCCAAGAAAAGCGGTACGGGACCTTGAAGTTCCCCCGAGGGTATGGTTGGGTCGTTCACCCCGGTACACATACCGAACTTTATCGGGAAACCAAGCGGATGGTCGCCAACCTGATTTTGCAGGAATTCGCCTATGGTTCACAGTTGGGTTCTACCCTTCAAACCAAATTGCTCCTCCATAATGCCACATGGTTCCATGAAGGGCTCGCAGAATACGTCGCTTCCGGATGGACCTATGAGGACGAAATGAAGATCAGCAGTCTTCGCAACAACCGATACTTGTTGGAACTTGCACTAGAAGGCGATGAGGAAATCAATCGGGTGGTCCGCAAATCCATTTGGCACTACATCGGGCACGAATACGGCGACCAGAAAATCTCAGAAATCATCTACCTAGTCTACATCTCCAATACCATCGAGGACGGGGTCATCTCGGTGCTGGGGATTACGCTGAATACCTTGACGGAAAGATGGCGAGAGTATGTCCTCAACATCAGCAGTCAGCAAGCCAAGAATCGCTACGAACTCACCAATGAATCCAATAGCGACCGAATTCCTGTTCCAGCAGATCACTACATCTCCGGATTCGCATTTAGCGAATCAGAGAACCGGGCCGCAGTCTGGCTAACCAAGAATGGCCACTCCACGCTTCAGATCTATCATTTTGGCGAAGAAAGCTGGACCCCTACCCATGTCAAGATGGGTGGCAAAAGAAGCGACGCTCGCCAATTCGTCCAACACTTCCCCATTACCTTCTCCCCAAGCGGCAACAAAATTGCCACGGTCTATTTCGAAGATCACCAATGGCACATGCTGTATTATGATCTGGCTGAAGAGACAAGTGAAATCGTAGAAATGGGCAACAAAGTCAGCGCGGTATTCGACTTGGCATGGTCTCCCGAAGGAAGCCAGATAGCCATGAGCGCGCTGAAAGCTGGGGACATCGATATCTACACCACCAAGTCTGGAAGTGCGAATTTGACCGCAATTACCCAAGACAAATTCGATGATCGAGACCCCGCTTGGACGGCAGACGGTTCACAATTGGTCTTCGCTTCCAACCGGGATACCATCCTCTATCTGGAAGACGATTATATGGATTGGTACCAATACGAGCGCAATTTCGATCTATACCGATACGACACCTCCACGGATTCGCTTTTTGCGATTACCCAGTCCCCCCTCAACAACGATCGGCACCCAAGACCCATCAGCTCGTTTGAGGTGCTATTCTTGTCCGATGCATCTGGAATCTACAACCTAGAACGTGCCAATATCTTCCGTGCGGAGACCATGCCTGTTTCAAACGTCGTGGCGGGAATTGCCAATTTCGAAGTAGGAGAAGCGCGCGCCTTAGTCGAGACTCCTTATGTCGGCAAGCAGTCCTTGTTTCTTTTGGACATCAACCAACTCCAAAGTCCGACATTACCCGCTCCGACTTTGTTGAGGCTCGACAAGGAGACGGAGCTACGCACGAAATTAGATCGGATCTACAACCTGAACGCACAAGAAGCGGAAGTAGCTTCCACCCCAGAACCAGCTCAGACCGAGCCACTGGTTCCGCAGGATTCGATCAAATCTCCAGCAGCAGACAACCCAGAGGAAGTCATCGAGGAAGCCAAAAAGCCGATCCGGTACTACATTTTCGATGAAGATGAGGAACCCTATGAACTCCCAAAGGTAGACCGTACGCAATTCGAGCCGGTCTCCCAAACCGTCAATCGGATCATCACCACCGTATTTGGCCAGCAGCCAGCTCCGGTTTTGGACGAAATTGATGTAGACGACAACGTGAAACTCAAGAATCCTTGGTCGTCCGACTTCTTGGGATTGAATCTCTACTATGACCCGCTCATGGAGTGGAGTTTGGACTTTGGGCTGTCATACTCTGATTTGCTGAAAAATCATCGACTCAGCTTCTTGGTGCGACCATCGTTCAATCTGCGCAACAACTGGGCAGCGGTCCGATATGAATACACCAAGTATCGCCTCAACTTTTCGGGAGAACTGGGATACAAAACGTGGCGAGTTCGTCAAGAAGGCGTTGCCAGCAATGATTCAGTCGCATTTAGATATGATCAGACCTATCTGAATCTCGGCGTCTCCTATCCGATCACCCCCCGATTGGTGGCTACCGGAAATCTACGAGGGTTCTATATCAACCGTCGAGACCAGAACACTTCTACGCGCTTCTTCTCTGGCCAGCTTCAGGACAATGAAGATATTGTCGGCAGTATCGAAGCGGGTATTCACTTCAACAATGTCGAATACGAAGAGGGATTTAGGTACGCAGGCTTTGAGGCACACGCATCGGTAGGTGCTTATTTCTCGGTGCAAGACGGTGGTCTGGCCTTCGGTAGAGGAGCGTTGGAAGTGAAGCATTACCGCAAAGTATTCGACAAGATGGTGCTGGCCATGAGACTCTCAGGAGGCGTCACCACCAACAAGTCCCTTCAGCAGTATTACATGGGCGGGGTTCCGAGACAGCTTCATCCGCCGATTTCCTTTCAGGATCGCGAGAGCCGACCTACGCTCAACACCATCACAGATACGACCTTGACGGCGGTGCATTTCATTGAGTTCAACACGCCTGTTCGAGGATTTTTGTACAATTCCAGAAACGGAACGCAACACGTGGCCCTGAACCTCGAATTGCGAATCCCCATCTCCAGATTGCTCAAAACCGGACTGAACTCCAATTCGCTCTACAATCTTGAGCTGATTCCCTTCGTGGATGCGGGAACGGTTTGGGTCGAGGGGAATCCATTCTCCCAACGCAAACCCACCGACACCCAATTCATCACCAACGGCCCCGTGCTGGTCAAACTCCAGACGCTCAAAAGTCCCTTCCTCATTGGAGTCGGTTCCGGCATTCGTACCAATCTGCTGGGCTGGTCCCTGAGATTTGACTTCGCTTGGGGCATCGACGATTACACCCTTCAGCCACCGATGATGACCACCAGCTTGGCCAAGAATTTCTAATCCCGCAAATATCTGTCAAGACTTCCATCATGGGCTAGCTCAATCATCGAGACTAGCCCATGATTTTTTGGTGGAATTTGGGCGTATCCCAGCGAGCTCGGCATGTGACCTCCTCCTTTCCTCAGATTCGCTGGGTCAGCACCTTCCGGACTCCGCTGAAGCTACGGTCGGTGGACGCTAGTTTGTCGCCAGATTAAACCAAGCATCTGGGTTCTCTTCCCCTATTTGAGCATCTGGAAGTCCCCACCGACTACTCCTTCAGGCGCTTTACGCCCCACAGGCCATCCGCACATCAGAGAGATTCTATATTTTTCGAGAGAAGATATCCCCCGATTTTCAAGGTTCATCAGCCAAAAAGCCCCTTTCCTTCGCTTGAAATGCGAGGTTCCTCAATTTGCAAATCAGCTCATTTTGCATTGTTGCGAATAATTGGCAACTTCGACTTTATTCCTTCCTCCAAGGGGATGGATGGATGAAACGGGAGATTTGGTGCAGAGATAGATTCCAGCATCGTCAGAATCCTCCCAACATTTGGTCCTTTCCCCTACAGCAGTTACTATCTTTTCTCGACTCAATATCTGAGAGCCTGCCCTATCGGCATGGTTCCCAGAATGAATTCACCCTCGTTTGGGGAAGGAATTCCATATTGTTTCCAAAGCTAAACTTACATGTTTCGACTGCTGACTACCATGTTGCTGGCCGCTATACTTGGGGGTTGTGCGCAACCAGATTCCGAGCAATCCCACTCCGGCACAGCTCCTTTTTCCGTCAAATGGACCTTGCTCTCCAATACCGACCCCTCGGTGGATGGGCACAAGGCACAATTCATCCTGACCTCGACTGCTTCTGATACCTTGGGCGCTGATTGGGTCATGTATTGGAATATGGTCCCAAGATCCTTTCGCAAGCAACCAGAAGGGCTCCCGATCACACTCACCTGGATCAATGGAGATTACTACAAGATGGAACCCCAACCGGGCTTTTCGCTGGCACCGGGAGCCTCCATCACGATCCCTTACGAAGGTTCAGCCTTCATGATCAAGGAATCCGATGCGCCCTGTGGGCTGTTTGTAGTGGATCGCAATGACAAAGGCGTAGAATCTCATCCTCGCCCCATCACCGCGTATGAAGTGACACCCTTCACAGAGCCAGAGCAAATTGATCGATATGCGGATGATTTTGCCGAAATCCCGACCGCCACTACTCGATTTGCCAATAACCAATCCCAATCCAAACTGACAGAAGAGGAACTGATCCCCATCGTTCCCACCCCTCGCGAATTTACCCGCGGGGCAGGAACTGTCACATTGACCCAACAAACCCAAGTGGTCTATGCCGAAGGGATGAAGTTGTCTGCGGAACTATTGGCGGCGCAACTGACAGAATTATTCGGCAAGGTCATTGGCATCGAGCAAGGCAACGAAGCTCGCGAAGGGCAGATCTTCCTCGGACTCAATTCGGGCGATCCAGAGAGCTACCGACTTTCCATCCAGGCCGGTCAAGCGATTGAGATTCTAGGGGCAGATAGAGCTGGGGCATTTTATGGTTCACAGAGCTTGCTGGCCTTGTTGCCCCCTGCTGCATTTGCTGTGCCCATGTCCGAAATGACCTTGATGGAAGTGGAAGTCGAGGACGCCCCTGCATTCCCCTACAGAGGCATGCACTTGGACGTAGCCCGGAATTTCCATAGCAAAGCAACCGTCAAGAAGCTCATTGACGCCATGGCATTCTACAAGCTCAACAAACTTCATTTGCACCTGACGGAAGATGAAGGCTGGCGTTTGGAGATTCAGGCCCTACCAGAACTGACAGAAATCGGCGGTTTTCGAGGTCATTCGCAAAATCCGAATCAGCGACTTCTTCCCGCTTATGGCTCTGGCCCCTTTGCTGATCCGTCGGATTCTTGGGGAAGTGGCTATTATACCCGCGGGGATTATCAGGAAATTATCCGATACGCTTGGGATCGAAACATCGAAGTCATCCCGGAGATCAATATTCCAGCCCATGCACGTGCCGCCATTATAGCCATGGAAGCTCGATATGATCGATTCATGGAAGCGGGAGATCCTGCCGCTGCTGAGGAGTATCGTCTCGCAGATCCAGAAGATGCTTCCGAGTATCGCTCAGCCCAATGGTGGACAGACAATGTCATTTGCGTATGCAAGCCCAGCGCCATGAAGTTCGTGAATACAGTTCTCACGGAATTGATCGATATGTACCAAGAGGTCGATGTCCCACTGACTATGGTCCACACAGGTGGGGATGAAGTACCAAGGGGCGCGTGGGCAGGCTCACCGATCTGCGAGGAATTCCTCCAATCTCATCCCGAGGTGGACAATCCCCAGAATCTGCAGATCTACTTTTTCCGTCAGGTGGTGGACCTATTCAAATCCAAAGGTGTCGAAACCGCAGGCTGGGAGGAGATTGCCATGGACTTCCAGACAGATGGTTCGTGGACTGCAAACGAGGAATTCTCAGGGCAATCGGTGGTCCCATACATCTGGAATAGCCTATGGGGCAACCAAGACCTCGGGTACCGCCTCGCCAATGCTGGATACCCTGTGGTACTCTGCAATGTGAGTAACTACTATTTCGATTTGGCCTACGACAAAGATCCACTGGAACCTGGCCTATACTGGGGAGGATTTGTAAATACCCGTGATGCCTATGTCTATGATCCATTGGATCTATTCTCCACGACTTTGGAAGAAGCCAATAGCAGACCGATCGATCCGGTCAAGGAGTACGCCAAGATGGAGCGTTTGACTGAAACTGCTCGAAATAATGTCCTCGGAATTCAGGCGCAATTGTGGAGCGAGACGGTCAAGGGACCTGAAATGGTAGATTACTACATCTACCCCAAAATCCTCGGTTTGGCGGAGCGCGCTTGGTATGGCGTCCCCAAATGGTCCAAATCGGGAGACCCGGCAGTTCGCGAACAGCAAATAAACGCGGACTGGAACCGATTTGCCAATACACTCGGACAGCGTGAATTCCCACGATTGGATCACATGAGTGGCGGAATTAGCTATCGAATTGATGTGCCCGGTATCCAAATTGACGGCGGTCTGCTGCACATCAACACCCAATTCCCGGGGCTTGAAGTCCGCTACACGATGGATGGTTCAGAACCCACAGCTGATTCTCCAATCTACGATGGCCCAGTCCCATTCACGGGCAATATTGTGAAAGCACGCGCATTCAGTTCATCCGGCAGAGCAGGTCGCACCTCGACTTGGGCTGCTCCACTTTGGAACCAAACCGAGTCCCAATGAGCCAATCCATCTCCAACCGAATCATCTCGCTCGATGCCCTCCGGGGTTTCACGATAGCAGGAATGGTCATCGTCAACAACCCCGGAACCTGGGGCAGTGTATATGATCCACTCCTCCACGCCAATTGGCATGGAATCACCCCCACAGACCTGATCTTTCCATTTTTTCTGTTCATGGTCGGGGTTTCGATCTCATTCGCATATACCAAACGACTCGCTCAAGGTGCCGACAAGCGAGCGCTATACAAGAAGGTGTTTGTCAGGTCCGGCAAGATCATGTTGATCGGATGGTTCCTGGCGCTCTTTCCGTTTTTTGACTTTGCCAATATCCGACTAGCAGGCGTCCTTCCTAGAATTTCGCTGGTGTTCCTCGCATGCGCATGCATTTTCTTGAATACGCGGTGGAAGCAACAGCTCTGGATAGCCGGAGGACTGCTCGTAGGATACTGGTTACTGCTGGCATTTGTCCCAGTCCCGATTGATGCAGTGATCGAACAAGCATTGGCGACGGGGACCATTTTGCGCAGTGGGGATCGGATTGTGGAATTGGAAGCCATTCACCAAATATCTGATCATTGGATAGCGGCCAATTACCAACCAGGTATTAATTTCGCGGCCTGGTTTGACCGAATGGCACTTCCGGGTCGTTTCTGGGAAATCACCTGGGATCCAGAAGGCTTGCTCAGCACAGTACCAGCGATTGGCAGCGGAATGTTGGGAATGTTGGTCGGCACGCTTTATCAGCGAGAATCCGATACCTATCGCAAACTGACCTATCTGTTCTTTGTGGGATTTGTCATGATCACACTGGGCACGATCTGGGGATGGTTTATGCCACTCAATAAAAACCTCTGGTCTTCGTCTTATACACTCTGGACAGCTGGCGCAGCAACACTGGGATTCGCGGCCTGTATCTTGGTGGTGGATGTCTGGGGTTACACACGCTGGACCCAGTTGGGACGGGTTTACGGTGCCAATGCCATCACCTCGTTTGTACTCTCTGGATTGCTCACATGGGTATTTTACCGAGACATCTGGTTTGGCCATTCACTGAGTCAGATGTTCATGGGTGGCATGACGGGACTTGGAGTTGGGGCTAAATTTGCCTCCATGCTATATGCAGTTCTGTATATGCTCGTGATCTACCTGCCAGCCCATTGGCTGTATCGCAAAGAGATCTTTATCAAAGTATAATCGAATAACTTTCCTTATATCCGTAGAGGCTGCCTGCTTTGTAGGTAGCCTCTTTTTTATCCTCATTCTCAAAACGCAAAAGAGCTGCCCTATCTGGACAGCCCTTGAATTTCTATCAGCTAAAGATCCATTATCGCAAGAGGGTCACATCTCCTCTGAATGTCTGCGATCCAATGCTCAAGGCATAGAAATACACGCCCTCGCGGTCACCTTCTCCTGTCCAGCGATCATCCGGGGATTGGCTCTCGAATACCTTTTTGCCCCATCGATCATAGATAATCAATTGGAACGAATCCGCCCCCCTGTACCGAATATCCAAGGCATCATTGACTCCATCACCATTTGGCGTAAGGACATTTGCAATTTGCAAATCAGGCATTTCAACCGTGAGAAACTGCGAGGCGGTATCACGGCATCCCAACGAACTCATGGCAATTTGGACGATTTCGTAGGTCCCGGCAGTTTGGTACTGATAAGTTGGATGGGCATTCTGCGAAGCAGCTCCATCTCCAAACGCATAGTACCAACTGGTTGCTCCGGTTGATTGATCCATAATCGAAATTTCGGCATAAGGTAGATACAAGATCTCCGAACCATCGGGCGTCAAATCAAATCCTGCAATCGGTGGCTCCTCGACAAATACTTCTTGATCTACGACAGAATCAGCACAGCCTCCCGCACCTATTACCGTGAGAGATATCGGATAGGTACCGGGCAAATCGTATATCGCAAATGGATCAGACTCATTGGAGATAGGATCACCATTGCCAAATTCCCAGATATAGGATATCCCATTTTGAGCAACTTCTTGGAAGTCCACCAGCAAGGGAGGACAGCCTTCCAATGACGAAGACACAAATTCCGCTTCAACGGGTGGGTGTACATAGATGAATACCGATGCAGTATCTTGACATACCCCCTCTGAAACTGTCAGCAAATAGGTCGTTGATACGCCTGGCTGCGCGTATGTATCGAAGGAATCGGGATTGGACACTGTACCACTCGGCAACCATGAAAATTGCGCATTGCCCAATCCGCCCAATCCTGTCAAGCGAACCGAATCATCCGCACAGATCACGGTAGTATCTGGAAGGATCGAGGCATCCGGTTTTGGCACAACAGTCACCACGAGAGATTCCGTCGTTGGACAATCATTGGAACTAATCGAAGTTTTGACCGTGTAGGTGGTGGTCTGTGCAGGACTTACGCTTACGATAGAATCTCGACTTCCTGCAAGCGTCTCCAATTCTGGCTCCCATTGATAAATAACCGGGCTTCCCACAGCCGTCCTGAATGAATGCGAAGCTTTCAACGAAATGGTATCTCCCGCACAAATGGTTGTGTCTTGAGAGAGCAAGGCCACTTCTGGCGTGGGTTCTATTGTGAATAGCACACTGTCTTGATTGGAACCGCACCCAAACTCCGACGCACCTGTCAGGTAAAACCATGTTGTAGAATCGGGGAATGCGATCGGATTGGCAGCAGAGGGATTAGAGACAAGATGAGCAGGGGTCCATTGGAACTGGTACCCAACCGCATCTGGATCTCCGGCTATCGTGCCATTCAGCTGAACCGAATCAAACAGACAAACTGTGATATCAGATCCTGCATCTACGGTCGGAAGCGTGTGAACGGTTACGGTCACCTGATCGCCATCACTTTTACAGCCATTCGAAGTCACCGACAAAGTAAATGTGCGGGTCTGGCCAGGAGAGACGAAGGGTTGCGCAACGCTCGAATCTGAGATTTCATTCACATTGGCAGGGGTCCATGCGTATTGGTAGTCCGGCCCTGCTCCAGTGGCAAATCCTTGGAGTCGCAAGGTATCCCCCAAGCACATCACCGTATCCCGTCCAGCGTTGGCCACAGGCTTAGGTAAGACCGTGATTTGAACGGTCGAAAGCGTATCAAGAGTGGTCGCTTCACTTGTACAACCATTCGCAGAAACCCCAATCAAGGTATAGATCGTGGTGGTATCAGGTCTGGCAAATGGGCTCCAAGCATTCGGATTATTCAGGCCATCAGCGGGAGACCATTGAGGTAAAATCGGTTGAGGAGCTTGATTATCTGCCGCCACTCCCCCCAACAAAAAGGCTCCGGGCGCATCAGGAGAACAAATCGAAGTATCTCGACCAGCATCCATTCTGGGTTTTGCCTTCACACGGACGACGACCGAATCCACATTTCCTGCGCAACCTTGAGCGTCCACCACTTGGAGATAGTAAGTTACCTCTTCAGGAGCTAGCGTAAAATCAGGATTGACGATTGGGTCCTCGACATTGGCATTTCCAATTCCGCAGTCAGGAGCAATTCCACAAGTCCATTGATAAAAATAAGGCTGATTCCCCCCCAAAACGGTTGCATCGAGCTGTACCCCTCCTTCGCCTTCGCAGAAAGAGGTATCCGTACCGGCGGAAACCACAGGTCCTTGATTCACGATCACATTTTGAGTGGACTGAACGACGCAGCCAAGGTGTTCCACGGTGAGCGTAATCGGGTAAGTCCCAGCATTGGGGAAAGTCACACAAGGTGGCAAAGGCAATGTGGAAGCTTGTGGAATAGCCTGCGTCCCGAAATCCCAGCTGAACGCCTGATTTGGTCCGAGAATATTTCCCAAATAGGTGAAGGTGATACAGCTATCCACACATCCGCCACTTCCGACAATTTGGAAATCCGCAGATGGCGGGCTGAATACTTCGAATGTGATCGTATCTGGTTCACCCACGCATCCATCACGTGTTACCTGTAAAATCACCATTTTGGGACCGGGATTCTGGAAAGTCACAGGACCGGGATTGGGCAAGGAAGACAATGCCGGAAGCGCGTCTGCACCAAAATTCCATTGATAGGAATCGGCAGTATCACCAGTCGTCGTAAAGGTAAATGAATTGCCAGGCAAGCACTGATCGTCAACGGGATCGATCGATACTTTGGGCGCCTCCAAAATCTCTACTTGTTGGCAATTGGGCAGAGATGTACAGCCCTGATTGTCCACGGTCAAACATACATTTTGGCTTCCAGCATTGTCCCAAGTGACCACATAGGGTCCAATGGTCGTACTGGGATTGGTATTCACTTGAGAACTAGCACCTGCAAAAGTCCACACAAATGAGTAATCGGGATCATTAGGTCCTGCATAGGTAAACACCCCTCCATCTCCCTGGCAGATTTCGGTAGGAGCTGCGAATGCATTCGAGGGATACTCCAAAATCTCAATCGTATCCCGGACTATGTCACTGGCGCAACCATTGGATATTACCTGCAGGGTAATCTCCTTGAAACCCGGAGTGGAATATGTCACTTGATAAGGCCCTGCTCCTGAACCTGTTGCTACGGAAGGATTGTCAAAATCCCAAAGGTAGGAACTTCCCGATCCGCCTCCGCCGACATTGAGGATGAGGAAAGATTGATTCACACACCTCTGATCGGGAATTGAGAACAAAACCGAAGGGACTGTCTGTACGGTGACTGTGGCAGCACCTTGTAATTGACAACCACCTGGTCCTGTCACAGTGACTGGATAATTCGTGGTAGCAGTCGGTGTTACCGTCAAGGTAGGCGTGGTGATTCCCGTTGTTCCCCATTCAAAAGTATACCCGGGAATATTGGAGAGATTCGTGGTGAGGGTAGTGGCTTGACCTGCACACACCGTACTGGGCGAAGCCGTAACGATGAGTGGATCAACATTGACATAAAAGGAGAGCGTATCAAAAAGCGCGACATTTCCGCAGTTATCCACTACTGTATCCACCAAAGACAAGATGTAATTCCCAGATTGGTTGATAGGCGGAATGGTTTGCAATTCGAATACGCGCTCAAAATTGGCACCCGCCTGACAAGCTGCTCCGACCACTCCAGTAACAGTCAATAATCCGCTCGGTCCTTCCAACGTGAAATCGCTTCCCTGCACGGAACTGCACACCACATTCTCGGAGAATTCAATCACCAATTCTGTAGAACCACAGGCTACATAGGCAGAATCCAACGTGGGAGGGTTGTTGTCAAAGATATCCGCAGTCGAGGCCGTGAAATCCAACACATATCCACTGGTGCTTCCGGAAAAGTTACTGACATTCAGGACCAAGGTCTGGCCTGCAACTACCGGAATGGTGGGTTCATTAGGCGCACCGGGGAGGCCATTGGCACCTGTAACCCCAGGAAAGCCAGCGAAGTTGCAGCTCACTTCCAGAGTCGCATCATTGAAAATATCCGAGCAATTGGCATTCGTCAGGTCGTATACCGCCCAGTCATAATCATCTGTTGGAGTGAGCGGATTGATGGAGAAAGCCAGTTGGCCTCCTGACTGCACAGTAAAGATGTACCATGTATCATTTCGCTCACCAGAGAGCAGGCAGGAAGTACCTCCATTGATCTCATTGGGATTCAAGCCTTCCCCTTGGTAGGAATTGGCTTGGGTGAAGACGGATTGGCATACAGCTAGGGCGCCGAAGCAATCCTGCTCAGGTTGGTTCGCCGGCAATTGTGCCCAAAGATTCGGGC is a window from the Pontibacter sp. G13 genome containing:
- a CDS encoding family 20 glycosylhydrolase, which encodes MFRLLTTMLLAAILGGCAQPDSEQSHSGTAPFSVKWTLLSNTDPSVDGHKAQFILTSTASDTLGADWVMYWNMVPRSFRKQPEGLPITLTWINGDYYKMEPQPGFSLAPGASITIPYEGSAFMIKESDAPCGLFVVDRNDKGVESHPRPITAYEVTPFTEPEQIDRYADDFAEIPTATTRFANNQSQSKLTEEELIPIVPTPREFTRGAGTVTLTQQTQVVYAEGMKLSAELLAAQLTELFGKVIGIEQGNEAREGQIFLGLNSGDPESYRLSIQAGQAIEILGADRAGAFYGSQSLLALLPPAAFAVPMSEMTLMEVEVEDAPAFPYRGMHLDVARNFHSKATVKKLIDAMAFYKLNKLHLHLTEDEGWRLEIQALPELTEIGGFRGHSQNPNQRLLPAYGSGPFADPSDSWGSGYYTRGDYQEIIRYAWDRNIEVIPEINIPAHARAAIIAMEARYDRFMEAGDPAAAEEYRLADPEDASEYRSAQWWTDNVICVCKPSAMKFVNTVLTELIDMYQEVDVPLTMVHTGGDEVPRGAWAGSPICEEFLQSHPEVDNPQNLQIYFFRQVVDLFKSKGVETAGWEEIAMDFQTDGSWTANEEFSGQSVVPYIWNSLWGNQDLGYRLANAGYPVVLCNVSNYYFDLAYDKDPLEPGLYWGGFVNTRDAYVYDPLDLFSTTLEEANSRPIDPVKEYAKMERLTETARNNVLGIQAQLWSETVKGPEMVDYYIYPKILGLAERAWYGVPKWSKSGDPAVREQQINADWNRFANTLGQREFPRLDHMSGGISYRIDVPGIQIDGGLLHINTQFPGLEVRYTMDGSEPTADSPIYDGPVPFTGNIVKARAFSSSGRAGRTSTWAAPLWNQTESQ
- a CDS encoding DUF5009 domain-containing protein, which translates into the protein MSQSISNRIISLDALRGFTIAGMVIVNNPGTWGSVYDPLLHANWHGITPTDLIFPFFLFMVGVSISFAYTKRLAQGADKRALYKKVFVRSGKIMLIGWFLALFPFFDFANIRLAGVLPRISLVFLACACIFLNTRWKQQLWIAGGLLVGYWLLLAFVPVPIDAVIEQALATGTILRSGDRIVELEAIHQISDHWIAANYQPGINFAAWFDRMALPGRFWEITWDPEGLLSTVPAIGSGMLGMLVGTLYQRESDTYRKLTYLFFVGFVMITLGTIWGWFMPLNKNLWSSSYTLWTAGAATLGFAACILVVDVWGYTRWTQLGRVYGANAITSFVLSGLLTWVFYRDIWFGHSLSQMFMGGMTGLGVGAKFASMLYAVLYMLVIYLPAHWLYRKEIFIKV
- a CDS encoding PKD domain-containing protein, with translation MDTTRIALTFRWLLMVAALILGPNLWAQLPANQPEQDCFGALAVCQSVFTQANSYQGEGLNPNEINGGTSCLLSGERNDTWYIFTVQSGGQLAFSINPLTPTDDYDWAVYDLTNANCSDIFNDATLEVSCNFAGFPGVTGANGLPGAPNEPTIPVVAGQTLVLNVSNFSGSTSGYVLDFTASTADIFDNNPPTLDSAYVACGSTELVIEFSENVVCSSVQGSDFTLEGPSGLLTVTGVVGAACQAGANFERVFELQTIPPINQSGNYILSLVDTVVDNCGNVALFDTLSFYVNVDPLIVTASPSTVCAGQATTLTTNLSNIPGYTFEWGTTGITTPTLTVTPTATTNYPVTVTGPGGCQLQGAATVTVQTVPSVLFSIPDQRCVNQSFLILNVGGGGSGSSYLWDFDNPSVATGSGAGPYQVTYSTPGFKEITLQVISNGCASDIVRDTIEILEYPSNAFAAPTEICQGDGGVFTYAGPNDPDYSFVWTFAGASSQVNTNPSTTIGPYVVTWDNAGSQNVCLTVDNQGCTSLPNCQQVEILEAPKVSIDPVDDQCLPGNSFTFTTTGDTADSYQWNFGADALPALSSLPNPGPVTFQNPGPKMVILQVTRDGCVGEPDTITFEVFSPPSADFQIVGSGGCVDSCITFTYLGNILGPNQAFSWDFGTQAIPQASTLPLPPCVTFPNAGTYPITLTVEHLGCVVQSTQNVIVNQGPVVSAGTDTSFCEGEGGVQLDATVLGGNQPYFYQWTCGIAPDCGIGNANVEDPIVNPDFTLAPEEVTYYLQVVDAQGCAGNVDSVVVRVKAKPRMDAGRDTSICSPDAPGAFLLGGVAADNQAPQPILPQWSPADGLNNPNAWSPFARPDTTTIYTLIGVSANGCTSEATTLDTLSTVQITVLPKPVANAGRDTVMCLGDTLRLQGFATGAGPDYQYAWTPANVNEISDSSVAQPFVSPGQTRTFTLSVTSNGCKSDGDQVTVTVHTLPTVDAGSDITVCLFDSVQLNGTIAGDPDAVGYQFQWTPAHLVSNPSAANPIAFPDSTTWFYLTGASEFGCGSNQDSVLFTIEPTPEVALLSQDTTICAGDTISLKASHSFRTAVGSPVIYQWEPELETLAGSRDSIVSVSPAQTTTYTVKTSISSNDCPTTESLVVTVVPKPDASILPDTTVICADDSVRLTGLGGLGNAQFSWLPSGTVSNPDSFDTYAQPGVSTTYLLTVSEGVCQDTASVFIYVHPPVEAEFVSSSLEGCPPLLVDFQEVAQNGISYIWEFGNGDPISNESDPFAIYDLPGTYPISLTVIGAGGCADSVVDQEVFVEEPPIAGFDLTPDGSEILYLPYAEISIMDQSTGATSWYYAFGDGAASQNAHPTYQYQTAGTYEIVQIAMSSLGCRDTASQFLTVEMPDLQIANVLTPNGDGVNDALDIRYRGADSFQLIIYDRWGKKVFESQSPDDRWTGEGDREGVYFYALSIGSQTFRGDVTLLR